From Fibrobacter sp. UWR2, the proteins below share one genomic window:
- a CDS encoding agmatine deiminase family protein: MALATIRYPAEWEDQKATWLSFPHNKQNWYGERGIKIRKFYIDLIRTISDFQPVNVLIPNKTFLTEAEMNALSGTAFPVNFHVIKTDDIWIRDYGPFFVKKGRKTVVSEAVFNAWGAKFPPWKNDNQIPARIAKAIGYEEGKKIPYIFEGGAIEVNGDGLGITTLDCLVGKNRNKQEELSKVIKSICETLGLKSLLILPHGLNGDHTDGHIDNVARFVSKNRLVMAWDSNMKSKNAKVLSEAKYLIETWLNAFYGKNFKVDTLALPPQRKLEDGQILPASYMNFIFVNGGLIYPKYKCKNDAIAQKYFESVYPERFVIGLDSRTVIEEGGSLHCMSKHESK, from the coding sequence ATGGCTTTAGCAACAATCCGCTACCCGGCAGAATGGGAGGACCAGAAGGCGACATGGCTTTCCTTCCCGCACAACAAGCAGAACTGGTATGGCGAACGCGGCATCAAGATCCGCAAGTTCTATATCGACCTCATCCGCACCATCAGCGATTTCCAGCCGGTGAACGTCCTTATTCCAAACAAGACGTTCCTGACGGAAGCCGAAATGAATGCACTCAGTGGCACGGCATTCCCTGTTAACTTTCACGTCATCAAGACAGACGATATCTGGATCCGTGACTACGGCCCGTTCTTCGTGAAAAAAGGGCGCAAGACCGTCGTTTCCGAAGCCGTTTTCAACGCCTGGGGCGCAAAGTTCCCTCCGTGGAAAAACGACAACCAGATTCCCGCCCGCATAGCAAAGGCCATCGGTTACGAAGAAGGGAAAAAGATTCCCTACATTTTCGAAGGTGGCGCCATCGAAGTGAACGGTGACGGACTCGGAATCACCACGCTCGACTGCCTCGTGGGCAAGAACCGCAACAAGCAGGAAGAACTTTCCAAGGTCATCAAGTCGATTTGCGAAACGCTCGGCCTCAAGAGCCTGCTCATCCTCCCCCACGGTCTGAACGGCGACCACACCGACGGGCACATCGACAACGTCGCGCGATTCGTATCCAAGAACAGACTCGTCATGGCCTGGGATTCCAACATGAAATCGAAGAACGCAAAGGTTCTCTCAGAGGCAAAGTACCTCATCGAGACTTGGCTCAATGCGTTCTACGGCAAGAATTTCAAAGTTGACACTTTAGCACTCCCCCCGCAGAGGAAACTCGAAGACGGCCAGATTCTCCCCGCGAGCTACATGAATTTCATCTTCGTGAATGGCGGATTAATTTACCCGAAATACAAGTGCAAGAACGATGCTATCGCGCAGAAGTATTTCGAAAGCGTATATCCCGAAAGATTCGTCATCGGGCTAGACAGCCGTACCGTCATCGAAGAAGGCGGAAGCCTCCACTGCATGAGCAAGCACGAGAGCAAGTAA
- a CDS encoding glycosyltransferase family 4 protein — MSSTCKKSISFYSDAPEWGGQEILSARIASIVAETNDVTFFYSCEKFAGFLPECVKQVRLPYHSETPFPIIRDRFGGKTQKAEELFKKNGVQNLVLCPGNIERCLPGLWAAKRLGIPTVSYLPLAFTQKETHANLGWIRDILANRIYSKVDRWIVNSPYQKRLMARFVKSDVETLLNPLAWDISAPPRKPQSSLNIAIVGRIFFEQKGHDILPEIARLLQEQNADVRFTVIGEGTHESALRQKLKNKGVEDLVEFTGWMPPEKVQEKLIKDIDLLLIPSHFESGPIVLFEALQCGCPVLVADAEYTEDYILPPWMLFKEGSAGDAAEKILHYAENWNEAEFQDLKKRLFLDRTDNDFKRNVSRIFEKLFAEGCLK; from the coding sequence ATGTCTTCTACCTGCAAGAAATCCATTAGTTTCTACAGCGACGCTCCCGAATGGGGCGGCCAGGAAATCCTTTCTGCAAGGATAGCCTCCATCGTTGCCGAAACGAACGATGTCACGTTCTTCTATTCGTGCGAAAAGTTTGCAGGATTCCTCCCCGAATGCGTAAAGCAGGTTAGGCTCCCCTACCATTCCGAAACGCCCTTCCCGATTATCCGGGACCGATTCGGCGGAAAGACACAGAAGGCCGAAGAACTGTTCAAAAAGAACGGCGTCCAGAACCTGGTGCTCTGCCCCGGCAACATTGAGCGCTGCCTGCCCGGACTGTGGGCAGCAAAACGGCTGGGCATCCCTACGGTATCCTACCTCCCGCTCGCCTTCACCCAGAAGGAAACTCATGCAAACCTGGGATGGATACGCGATATCCTCGCCAATAGAATCTACAGCAAGGTAGACCGCTGGATTGTAAATTCGCCATACCAGAAGCGCCTTATGGCACGGTTCGTAAAAAGCGATGTCGAAACGCTGCTGAACCCGCTTGCATGGGATATCTCGGCACCGCCTAGAAAACCGCAGTCTTCCCTGAACATCGCCATCGTCGGTCGCATATTCTTCGAACAGAAGGGGCACGACATCTTGCCCGAAATCGCCCGCCTGCTCCAGGAACAGAATGCCGACGTGCGCTTCACGGTTATCGGCGAAGGTACGCACGAAAGTGCGTTGCGCCAAAAGCTCAAGAACAAGGGCGTCGAAGACCTTGTCGAATTCACGGGCTGGATGCCTCCGGAAAAGGTGCAGGAAAAACTCATCAAGGACATCGACCTGCTCCTGATTCCGTCACACTTCGAAAGCGGACCAATCGTGCTGTTCGAAGCGCTCCAGTGCGGGTGCCCCGTGCTTGTCGCCGACGCCGAGTACACAGAAGACTACATCCTGCCCCCTTGGATGCTCTTCAAGGAAGGCTCCGCTGGCGATGCCGCCGAAAAAATCCTGCACTACGCCGAGAACTGGAACGAGGCCGAATTCCAGGATTTAAAGAAGCGCCTTTTCCTCGACCGCACCGACAATGACTTCAAGCGAAACGTTTCCCGCATCTTTGAAAAGCTTTTTGCCGAGGGGTGCCTGAAATGA
- a CDS encoding glycosyltransferase → MAKKKKVLFVCDKNERTSFGRLTINLLDAVHEKYDAHVLWLKTPKFFPDDAVAKKSAPVPVADARGFTAHEIWAKSLYTGFFTFPSAFRKILRAIKPDVVFFIRPELGFLVRESIAATWDATTIMFVHDTFAETLYPHSIKFKLLNMFFVRGTLCADGFVYNSNWTRQEAAKYFGKKMADAPGKVIGCPIDSALFNAPETPVTKEERAAFRRKHGMRNFQGMCLNVSLDEPRKNIDTYFEMARLRPDVAFVRVGKFSDRLRAIVNEKKLYNVFHFNEFSAVELRDFYRHADLMVYPSFLEGFGLPPIEAIACGTPAVCARASAVEENLDGVCPLVTPADDAEAYARVLDRVLAGENVVDDAAACKLLEYCSMKSFTERVVEFLETPGL, encoded by the coding sequence ATGGCGAAAAAAAAAAAGGTCCTTTTTGTCTGCGACAAGAACGAACGCACGAGTTTTGGTCGGTTGACCATAAACTTGCTCGATGCCGTACATGAAAAGTATGATGCCCACGTGCTTTGGCTCAAGACTCCGAAGTTTTTCCCTGATGATGCCGTTGCAAAAAAGTCTGCCCCGGTCCCGGTTGCAGATGCCCGCGGGTTCACTGCGCACGAAATCTGGGCGAAATCGCTTTACACGGGTTTTTTCACGTTTCCTTCCGCCTTCCGGAAGATCCTTCGCGCTATCAAGCCGGATGTGGTTTTCTTTATCCGCCCTGAGTTGGGGTTTCTTGTCAGGGAATCGATTGCCGCGACTTGGGATGCAACGACCATAATGTTCGTGCACGACACGTTTGCCGAGACTCTCTACCCGCATAGCATCAAGTTCAAGCTCCTGAACATGTTCTTTGTCCGCGGGACACTCTGTGCGGACGGCTTTGTCTACAATTCGAACTGGACGCGCCAGGAAGCGGCCAAGTATTTTGGCAAGAAGATGGCCGACGCTCCTGGGAAGGTTATTGGCTGCCCGATCGATTCCGCGTTGTTCAATGCGCCGGAAACTCCCGTGACGAAGGAGGAACGTGCCGCATTCCGTAGAAAGCATGGAATGCGTAATTTCCAGGGCATGTGCCTGAACGTGAGCCTTGATGAACCGCGCAAGAATATCGATACGTATTTCGAGATGGCACGCTTGCGGCCCGATGTGGCCTTTGTGCGTGTAGGCAAGTTCTCGGATCGCTTGCGCGCGATAGTGAACGAGAAAAAACTGTATAACGTGTTCCATTTTAACGAATTCAGCGCTGTGGAATTGCGGGACTTTTATCGCCATGCCGATTTGATGGTTTATCCGAGTTTCTTGGAAGGCTTCGGGCTTCCGCCTATCGAGGCGATAGCTTGCGGCACGCCTGCGGTGTGCGCAAGGGCATCGGCGGTCGAGGAAAACCTGGACGGTGTATGCCCGCTGGTAACGCCCGCCGATGATGCGGAAGCCTACGCTCGCGTGTTGGACCGCGTACTTGCCGGCGAGAATGTCGTTGACGATGCTGCCGCCTGCAAGCTTCTTGAATACTGCTCCATGAAAAGTTTCACGGAACGAGTGGTTGAGTTCCTTGAAACTCCCGGCTTGTAA
- a CDS encoding glycosyltransferase, with product MSRIYIVLATYNGERFLKEMLQSLVGQSRPADKVIAIDDASQDSSVEILESFKGKLPLEIFRQEQNGGHRKAFATGLEQARQYVQPGDLIALADQDDVWKKDKLEKLESLLGESALVFGDAEVIDKDGKILRDSWRKEALIQKSIPLKAQIAGINNVTGCLSLFRAELLDKILPIPEDVTVHDRWVAMIAERNGGIKAIDDAVVQYRLHESNAVGGKPAPAMSKTLEIQVRWLQMIIANSDRLSLSPDEIVFTKHLLSLSQKRLSSSFMPFEIPWIFANRNVLFESVPACALIKKVLFTAIGLPLAKKIWKKS from the coding sequence ATGAGCCGCATCTATATCGTGCTTGCCACTTACAACGGAGAGCGTTTTCTAAAAGAAATGCTCCAGTCGCTTGTAGGCCAGAGCCGCCCAGCAGACAAGGTCATCGCCATCGACGACGCCTCGCAGGATTCCAGCGTCGAGATACTCGAATCCTTCAAGGGAAAACTCCCGCTCGAGATTTTCAGGCAAGAACAGAACGGCGGTCACCGCAAGGCATTTGCCACCGGGCTTGAACAGGCCAGGCAATACGTTCAGCCAGGCGATCTGATTGCGCTTGCCGACCAGGACGACGTCTGGAAAAAAGACAAACTCGAAAAACTCGAATCGCTCCTCGGCGAAAGCGCGCTCGTATTCGGAGATGCCGAAGTCATCGACAAGGACGGGAAAATCCTCCGCGACTCCTGGCGCAAAGAAGCGCTCATACAGAAATCTATTCCGCTCAAGGCCCAAATCGCAGGCATCAACAATGTCACCGGTTGCCTTTCGCTCTTCAGGGCGGAACTTCTCGACAAGATCCTCCCCATTCCAGAAGACGTGACCGTTCACGACCGCTGGGTTGCGATGATTGCCGAGAGGAACGGCGGAATCAAGGCGATTGACGATGCCGTCGTGCAGTACCGCCTGCACGAATCAAATGCCGTAGGCGGCAAGCCCGCGCCGGCAATGAGCAAGACCCTCGAAATACAGGTCCGCTGGCTACAGATGATTATCGCCAACAGCGATCGGCTCTCGCTCTCACCCGACGAAATCGTTTTCACGAAGCACCTGCTCTCCCTTTCGCAAAAGCGCCTAAGCAGCAGCTTCATGCCATTTGAAATCCCGTGGATTTTCGCCAACAGGAATGTCCTTTTCGAAAGCGTTCCGGCATGCGCCCTAATCAAGAAAGTTCTATTTACCGCCATCGGGCTTCCGCTCGCAAAAAAAATCTGGAAGAAATCATGA
- a CDS encoding glycosyltransferase family 2 protein, whose amino-acid sequence MSERTAIVLVTFNGWEMTRNCLNDLAAQLNDSEYFVVAVADNASTDGTPENIRREFPAVHLYASPKNIGFGAANNLALNGLIKDGEAFDSICLLNNDTRLQPETIPQLRNAWEKSQSLAQGEGGKFAVVAPTVKNPDGSEQPNYFAGLGPEGIGSIAFFKNAFRNEASAAKILQGTPTQTAQGSLAEVHWTSAVCWMFGKDLYDALCKENPGGTLFDEKIFMYYEDADLALRARRLGTRFYVAGDVALTHLGGGSAQSNTRRALQHDRAQQYVFKKHFGFRGFILSKSFRFTRSLVRIAASLPRCFCPGGKQARAYVKHHFTLMKAALW is encoded by the coding sequence ATGAGCGAAAGAACTGCCATAGTCCTCGTGACCTTCAACGGCTGGGAAATGACCCGGAACTGCCTGAACGACCTGGCGGCGCAACTGAACGATTCCGAGTATTTTGTCGTGGCCGTCGCCGACAATGCGAGCACTGACGGCACACCCGAAAACATCCGCAGGGAATTCCCGGCAGTACACCTGTACGCAAGCCCGAAGAACATCGGATTCGGGGCGGCCAACAACCTTGCACTCAACGGCCTGATTAAAGACGGCGAAGCATTCGATTCCATCTGTCTGTTGAATAACGACACAAGGCTACAGCCTGAGACAATTCCGCAACTGCGCAACGCCTGGGAAAAAAGCCAAAGCCTCGCACAGGGCGAAGGCGGCAAGTTCGCCGTCGTAGCGCCCACCGTCAAGAATCCGGACGGGAGCGAGCAGCCCAACTATTTCGCAGGGCTCGGGCCCGAGGGAATCGGGAGTATCGCATTTTTCAAGAACGCCTTCCGAAACGAAGCCTCCGCCGCAAAAATCCTGCAGGGGACTCCCACGCAAACGGCACAGGGCAGCCTCGCCGAAGTCCACTGGACCTCGGCGGTATGCTGGATGTTCGGGAAAGACCTCTACGATGCCCTCTGCAAAGAAAATCCAGGCGGCACGCTTTTCGACGAAAAGATCTTCATGTACTACGAAGATGCAGACCTGGCCCTTCGCGCGCGCCGTCTCGGCACAAGGTTCTATGTCGCCGGCGACGTAGCGCTGACCCACCTAGGTGGAGGTTCCGCCCAGAGCAATACGAGACGCGCCCTGCAGCACGACCGCGCGCAGCAGTACGTGTTCAAGAAGCATTTCGGTTTCCGCGGATTCATACTTTCGAAATCATTTAGGTTCACGCGGAGCCTTGTCCGCATCGCGGCAAGCCTCCCCCGCTGTTTCTGCCCGGGCGGCAAGCAGGCCCGCGCTTACGTCAAGCACCATTTTACCCTGATGAAGGCAGCACTATGGTAA
- a CDS encoding proline--tRNA ligase yields MKLSKYFYVTLRETPSDATMPSHIFLMRGGYIKPVSTGIYSMMPMGFRVIQKIVNIIREEMNKIGGIEVDLPVVQTAELWSESGRYQAIGEELLRFKDRNNHNMVLAMTHEEAMTDLVRYVLNSYKQLPVMLYQFKTKYRDEARARGGLIRVREFLMKDAYSFHTSQEDLDRHYQEEYDAYLRIYRRVGIEPVVVQSDTGIMGGKVAHEFMLDTPNGEDYLILCKKCGYQANREIAKFQRVPFKGDENAALEKVATPNSESIDELTKFLNVPAESTAKCVFFDFEGKLITVVVPGNLDVSEIKLHNLLKAKELYPAEDSLIKACGMVPGFASPINSHDTRIIVDEAIADSFDLVTGANEEGYHFKHCNPKRDFPKFEVADIAEASEVCKCPCCGELLTETRGIEMGNIFKLGTKFSESMGAKYLTAEKTTAPAIMGCYGIGVGRLMASVVENSHDDFGPIWPKSIAPFQVEIVPIGKEAELVELAEKFEKELEAAGIDVLVDDRDERPGVKFKDADLWGSPVRIAIGKKGLANGEVEWKFRNEKEFTMVKVEDVIAKAKEYFEK; encoded by the coding sequence ATGAAACTCTCCAAGTACTTTTACGTGACGCTCCGCGAAACGCCGAGCGATGCCACCATGCCCAGCCACATCTTCCTCATGCGCGGCGGCTACATCAAGCCCGTCTCTACCGGTATCTATTCCATGATGCCCATGGGCTTCCGCGTGATCCAGAAGATCGTGAACATCATCCGCGAAGAAATGAACAAGATTGGCGGTATCGAAGTGGACCTGCCGGTGGTGCAGACCGCTGAACTCTGGAGCGAATCGGGCCGTTACCAGGCCATCGGCGAAGAACTCCTGCGCTTCAAGGACCGCAACAACCACAACATGGTGCTCGCTATGACGCACGAAGAAGCCATGACCGACCTCGTGCGCTACGTGCTCAACAGCTACAAGCAGCTGCCGGTGATGCTCTACCAGTTCAAGACCAAGTACCGTGACGAAGCCCGTGCCCGCGGCGGCCTTATCCGCGTCCGCGAATTCCTGATGAAGGATGCCTACAGTTTCCACACCAGCCAGGAAGACCTGGACCGTCACTACCAGGAAGAATACGACGCCTACCTCCGCATCTACCGTCGCGTGGGCATTGAACCGGTGGTGGTGCAGAGCGATACGGGTATCATGGGCGGTAAGGTCGCTCACGAATTCATGCTCGACACTCCGAACGGCGAAGACTACTTGATTCTTTGTAAGAAGTGCGGCTACCAGGCCAACCGCGAAATCGCGAAGTTCCAGCGCGTGCCGTTCAAGGGCGACGAAAATGCAGCCCTCGAAAAGGTCGCCACGCCGAACAGCGAAAGCATTGACGAACTCACCAAGTTCCTGAACGTCCCGGCTGAATCGACCGCCAAGTGCGTGTTCTTCGACTTCGAAGGCAAGCTCATCACGGTCGTGGTTCCGGGCAACCTTGACGTTTCCGAAATCAAGCTTCACAACTTGCTGAAGGCGAAGGAACTTTACCCTGCCGAAGACAGCCTCATCAAGGCCTGCGGCATGGTTCCGGGATTTGCGTCCCCGATCAATTCTCACGACACGCGCATTATCGTGGACGAAGCGATTGCCGATTCCTTCGATCTCGTGACGGGCGCAAACGAAGAAGGCTACCACTTCAAGCATTGCAACCCGAAGCGCGACTTCCCGAAGTTCGAAGTGGCCGACATCGCCGAAGCGAGCGAAGTCTGCAAGTGCCCCTGCTGCGGCGAACTCCTCACCGAAACTCGCGGCATCGAAATGGGTAACATTTTCAAACTCGGCACCAAGTTCTCTGAATCTATGGGTGCCAAGTACCTCACCGCCGAAAAGACCACCGCTCCCGCCATCATGGGCTGCTACGGCATCGGCGTGGGTCGCTTGATGGCTTCCGTCGTTGAAAACAGCCACGATGACTTCGGACCGATCTGGCCCAAGTCCATCGCTCCGTTCCAGGTGGAAATCGTCCCCATCGGCAAGGAAGCCGAACTCGTTGAACTTGCTGAAAAGTTCGAAAAGGAACTCGAAGCCGCCGGCATCGACGTGCTCGTGGATGACCGCGACGAACGCCCGGGCGTGAAGTTCAAGGACGCCGACCTCTGGGGTTCTCCGGTGCGCATCGCCATCGGCAAGAAGGGCCTCGCCAACGGTGAAGTCGAATGGAAGTTCCGCAACGAAAAGGAATTCACCATGGTCAAGGTCGAAGACGTCATCGCCAAGGCCAAGGAGTATTTCGAAAAGTAA
- a CDS encoding carbon-nitrogen hydrolase, producing the protein MSKIKVATLQGKWTGDFDSNNAWYVEQARALKGKGYDLVVLPELFHTPYFPFEENADFFDLAIEKDHPIVGQWQSIAKELNAVVVFPFFEKRARGIYHNSAFVFERDGSIAGLYRKSHIPDDPAFYEKYYFIPGDTGFEPIKTSAGTLGVLICWDQWFPEAARIMSLKGADVLIYPTAIGWMDSEPKEIYPRQQDSWMTVMRGHAIANRTFVIAANRGGTEGHLTFWGTSFAAAPDGYILEKCSPEFLGVSTVELDLVETEENRRWWPHFRDRRIDLYQDILKIWGN; encoded by the coding sequence ATGAGCAAGATTAAAGTAGCCACGCTGCAAGGCAAATGGACAGGCGATTTCGATTCGAATAACGCCTGGTACGTGGAACAGGCCCGTGCCCTCAAGGGCAAGGGCTACGACCTGGTCGTGTTGCCGGAACTCTTCCACACGCCATACTTCCCGTTCGAGGAGAACGCGGACTTCTTTGACCTCGCCATCGAAAAGGACCACCCGATTGTGGGCCAGTGGCAGTCCATCGCAAAGGAACTGAACGCCGTCGTGGTGTTCCCCTTCTTCGAGAAGCGCGCCCGCGGCATCTACCACAATTCCGCCTTCGTGTTCGAGCGCGACGGCAGCATTGCCGGCCTCTACCGCAAGAGCCACATTCCCGACGATCCCGCCTTCTACGAGAAGTACTACTTCATCCCGGGCGACACAGGTTTCGAGCCCATCAAGACAAGCGCAGGTACCCTCGGCGTGCTCATCTGCTGGGACCAGTGGTTCCCGGAAGCCGCCCGCATCATGAGCCTCAAGGGCGCAGATGTGCTCATCTACCCCACCGCCATCGGCTGGATGGACAGCGAGCCTAAGGAAATCTACCCGCGCCAGCAGGACAGCTGGATGACCGTCATGCGCGGCCACGCGATTGCAAACCGCACCTTCGTGATTGCGGCAAACCGTGGCGGCACCGAAGGCCACCTCACGTTCTGGGGCACGAGTTTCGCCGCCGCACCCGACGGCTACATTCTCGAAAAGTGCTCCCCTGAATTCCTCGGAGTCTCCACTGTGGAACTCGACCTCGTCGAAACCGAGGAAAACCGCCGCTGGTGGCCGCATTTCCGCGACCGCCGTATAGACCTGTACCAAGACATCCTCAAAATCTGGGGCAACTAA
- the rpsO gene encoding 30S ribosomal protein S15 has protein sequence MATITKEKAAELTAKFGANEKDTGNVRVQIAILTEKIKNLTEHIKSHKKDFHSLRGLSAMVAKRRNLLKYYGEQDILAQRALIKELGLRG, from the coding sequence ATGGCTACTATCACTAAGGAAAAAGCTGCAGAACTCACCGCCAAGTTTGGTGCAAACGAAAAGGACACCGGTAACGTCCGCGTCCAGATCGCTATCCTCACGGAAAAGATCAAGAATCTGACGGAACACATCAAGAGCCACAAGAAGGACTTCCACTCCCTCCGTGGTCTGTCTGCCATGGTTGCCAAGCGCCGCAACCTCCTCAAGTACTACGGTGAGCAGGACATTCTCGCTCAGCGTGCTCTCATCAAGGAACTCGGTCTCCGCGGCTAA